One genomic region from Colletes latitarsis isolate SP2378_abdomen chromosome 10, iyColLati1, whole genome shotgun sequence encodes:
- the LOC143346369 gene encoding ATP-dependent DNA helicase Q5 isoform X1, which produces MVFCQENLETVMRSTFGFENFMNIIQKEAATAISKGSEYVCISMPPKFGRNLCFQLPIVSQQGKVSLVFSPNLSYNQKHVDFLRSKQINAHVLTARMYANKRNAIVKDLTSICPTIVLLYCTPDLIKYGYFQYLMFSLTSRRILSYIVFNEAHRLSEWGYDYTVNYQGLCLFENIYISIPKVVVTTTVTDKVLEDICKLLKLRTPKIFKIPVERINVHYDVWFLDMISCPFEHLKNFIIKALGTLNSSDQKMGLVYCREETMAELIKDKLNTLGISTLAYHHKLNNTARRSVENKWVSGDAKIIITTYNYGFIHKKPIRCLVYWTVPGNIAKYYRESAQMYMDDDGAYCRIYFSTEEYSSVKFVIENHRTIKNPEHIEKRLNEYNKFVSYCLLTKCRHTIIGEYFGYITQPCITDCDVCKNKGEVRNRLLKFIEHSENVKKIKYNIYDVNEDLIKKENIKDNKDRLEKSSENKCTVEITVKDIVAVGNDEKVIVQYDNEQKPTTQSLVGKCNFNLEMLSLKPCSFKNNVGKNSTGRTNSTQASRRSNLRRKPRIESLNSDGSVQKIKKKDRNSANDLCEAIGAFDTREQTKRKMRRSISMDTCSDELKPKRKKLKTENKPTSVTLIQKDREISDRDKRMKRIKDDANERVEHLMDKYKLNKDLITLTDTSKWRTPCISESYVILFASVCSCM; this is translated from the exons ATGGTTTTCTGCCAAGAAAACTTGGAAACTGTTATGCGATCGACGTTTGGCTTTGAAAACTTCATGAATATCATTCAGAAAGAAGCTGCTACTGCGATCAGTAAAG GTTCggaatatgtatgtatatccaTGCCACCCAAATTTGGTAGGAATCTTTGCTTTCAATTACCAATCGTGTCGCAACAAGGAAAAGTCAGTTTGGTGTTTTCACCAAACTTATCTTACAATCAG AAACATGTAGATTTTTTAAGGAGCAAACAGATTAATGCACACGTATTAACTGCGCGTATGTATGCCAACAAACGAAATGCCATTGTAAAAGATTTAACATCGATATGTCCTACGATAGTATTATTATATTGCACACCTGACTTGATTAAATACGGGTATTTTCAG TACTTGATGTTTTCGCTAACATCTCGTAGAATATTGTCTTATATTGTATTCAACGAGGCTCATCGTTTAAGCGAGTGGGGATATGATTATACAGTTAATTACCAAGGATTGTgtttatttgaaaatatatatatatccatTCCTAAAGTTGTAGTTACTACAACTGTTACAGATAAG GTACTCGAAGATATTTGCAaattgttaaaactacgaacaccaaaaatatttaaaataccagTAGAAAGAATCAATGTACATTACGATGTATGGTTTTTAGACATGATTTCTTGTCCATTCGAGCATCTTAAAAATTTTATCATAAAAGCGCTTGGTACATTAAATTCATCTGATCAAAAG ATGGGTCTTGTTTACTGTAGAGAAGAAACCATGGCAGAGTTGATAAAAGATAAATTAAACACTCTTGGTATAAGTACGCTTGCATATCACCACA AACTAAATAATACCGCACGACGTAGCGTAGAAAATAAGTGGGTATCTGGAGATGCTAAGATTATTATCACTACATACAATTATGGATTTATTCATAAAAAACCAATTAG ATGTCTAGTGTATTGGACAGTGCCTGGAAACATTGCCAAATACTATAGAGAATCTGCACAAATGTATATGGATGACGACGGTGCATATTGTAGAATATATTTTAGTACAGAGGAATATTCTTCTGTGAAATTTGTTATCGAAAATCACAGAACCATTAAAAATCCAGAGCATATCGAGAAACGATTAAACGAGTACAACAAATTTGTATCCTACTGTTTGTTAACTAA ATGTCGTCATACGATCATTGGCGAATATTTCGGATATATTACACAGCCTTGCATAACGGACTGCGACGTTTGTAAAAACAAGGGCGAAGTAAGAAATAGATTGCTCAAGTTTATCGAGCATTCCGAAAAtgtgaaaaaaattaaatacaacaT TTACGACGTAAACGAGGatttgataaaaaaagaaaatataaaagatAATAAAGACCGATTAGAGAAAAGTTCGGAAAATAAATGCACAGTCGAAATTACGGTTAAAGATATTGTTGCAGTCGGAAACGATGAAAAAGTGATTGTACAATATGATAACGAGCAAAAACCAACGACCCAATCTTTGGTAGGCAAATGCAACTTTAATTTGGAGATGTTATCGTTGAAACCTTGTAGTTTTAAGAATAACGTTGGAAAGAACTCTACCGGAAGAACAAATAGTACTCAGGCTTCCAGAAGAAGTAATTTGAGAAGGAAGCCGAGAATCGAAAGCTTAAATAGCGACGGTAGCGTGCAGAAGATTAAAAAGAAGGATCGAAATTCAGCCAACGATCTTTGCGAAGCTATCGGTGCCTTTGATACAAGAGaacaaactaaaagaaaaatgaGACGTTCAATTTCCATGGACACGTGTTCCGACGAGTTGAagccaaaaagaaaaaaattgaaaaccgAAAATAAACCAACCAGCGTGACACTAATACAGAAAGATAGAGAAATTTCCGACCGGGATAAACGCATGAAACGCATCAAGGATGATGCAAATGAAAGAGTGGAACATTTGATGGATAAATACAAGTTGAACAAGGATTTGATAACGCTGACA GATACATCAAAAtggagaacaccctgtatatctgaaTCCTACGTCATCCTATTCGCATCGGTGTGCTCGTGtat GTAA
- the LOC143346369 gene encoding ATP-dependent DNA helicase Q5 isoform X3 codes for MVFCQENLETVMRSTFGFENFMNIIQKEAATAISKGSEYVCISMPPKFGRNLCFQLPIVSQQGKVSLVFSPNLSYNQYLMFSLTSRRILSYIVFNEAHRLSEWGYDYTVNYQGLCLFENIYISIPKVVVTTTVTDKVLEDICKLLKLRTPKIFKIPVERINVHYDVWFLDMISCPFEHLKNFIIKALGTLNSSDQKMGLVYCREETMAELIKDKLNTLGISTLAYHHKLNNTARRSVENKWVSGDAKIIITTYNYGFIHKKPIRCLVYWTVPGNIAKYYRESAQMYMDDDGAYCRIYFSTEEYSSVKFVIENHRTIKNPEHIEKRLNEYNKFVSYCLLTKCRHTIIGEYFGYITQPCITDCDVCKNKGEVRNRLLKFIEHSENVKKIKYNIYDVNEDLIKKENIKDNKDRLEKSSENKCTVEITVKDIVAVGNDEKVIVQYDNEQKPTTQSLVGKCNFNLEMLSLKPCSFKNNVGKNSTGRTNSTQASRRSNLRRKPRIESLNSDGSVQKIKKKDRNSANDLCEAIGAFDTREQTKRKMRRSISMDTCSDELKPKRKKLKTENKPTSVTLIQKDREISDRDKRMKRIKDDANERVEHLMDKYKLNKDLITLTDTSKWRTPCISESYVILFASVCSCM; via the exons ATGGTTTTCTGCCAAGAAAACTTGGAAACTGTTATGCGATCGACGTTTGGCTTTGAAAACTTCATGAATATCATTCAGAAAGAAGCTGCTACTGCGATCAGTAAAG GTTCggaatatgtatgtatatccaTGCCACCCAAATTTGGTAGGAATCTTTGCTTTCAATTACCAATCGTGTCGCAACAAGGAAAAGTCAGTTTGGTGTTTTCACCAAACTTATCTTACAATCAG TACTTGATGTTTTCGCTAACATCTCGTAGAATATTGTCTTATATTGTATTCAACGAGGCTCATCGTTTAAGCGAGTGGGGATATGATTATACAGTTAATTACCAAGGATTGTgtttatttgaaaatatatatatatccatTCCTAAAGTTGTAGTTACTACAACTGTTACAGATAAG GTACTCGAAGATATTTGCAaattgttaaaactacgaacaccaaaaatatttaaaataccagTAGAAAGAATCAATGTACATTACGATGTATGGTTTTTAGACATGATTTCTTGTCCATTCGAGCATCTTAAAAATTTTATCATAAAAGCGCTTGGTACATTAAATTCATCTGATCAAAAG ATGGGTCTTGTTTACTGTAGAGAAGAAACCATGGCAGAGTTGATAAAAGATAAATTAAACACTCTTGGTATAAGTACGCTTGCATATCACCACA AACTAAATAATACCGCACGACGTAGCGTAGAAAATAAGTGGGTATCTGGAGATGCTAAGATTATTATCACTACATACAATTATGGATTTATTCATAAAAAACCAATTAG ATGTCTAGTGTATTGGACAGTGCCTGGAAACATTGCCAAATACTATAGAGAATCTGCACAAATGTATATGGATGACGACGGTGCATATTGTAGAATATATTTTAGTACAGAGGAATATTCTTCTGTGAAATTTGTTATCGAAAATCACAGAACCATTAAAAATCCAGAGCATATCGAGAAACGATTAAACGAGTACAACAAATTTGTATCCTACTGTTTGTTAACTAA ATGTCGTCATACGATCATTGGCGAATATTTCGGATATATTACACAGCCTTGCATAACGGACTGCGACGTTTGTAAAAACAAGGGCGAAGTAAGAAATAGATTGCTCAAGTTTATCGAGCATTCCGAAAAtgtgaaaaaaattaaatacaacaT TTACGACGTAAACGAGGatttgataaaaaaagaaaatataaaagatAATAAAGACCGATTAGAGAAAAGTTCGGAAAATAAATGCACAGTCGAAATTACGGTTAAAGATATTGTTGCAGTCGGAAACGATGAAAAAGTGATTGTACAATATGATAACGAGCAAAAACCAACGACCCAATCTTTGGTAGGCAAATGCAACTTTAATTTGGAGATGTTATCGTTGAAACCTTGTAGTTTTAAGAATAACGTTGGAAAGAACTCTACCGGAAGAACAAATAGTACTCAGGCTTCCAGAAGAAGTAATTTGAGAAGGAAGCCGAGAATCGAAAGCTTAAATAGCGACGGTAGCGTGCAGAAGATTAAAAAGAAGGATCGAAATTCAGCCAACGATCTTTGCGAAGCTATCGGTGCCTTTGATACAAGAGaacaaactaaaagaaaaatgaGACGTTCAATTTCCATGGACACGTGTTCCGACGAGTTGAagccaaaaagaaaaaaattgaaaaccgAAAATAAACCAACCAGCGTGACACTAATACAGAAAGATAGAGAAATTTCCGACCGGGATAAACGCATGAAACGCATCAAGGATGATGCAAATGAAAGAGTGGAACATTTGATGGATAAATACAAGTTGAACAAGGATTTGATAACGCTGACA GATACATCAAAAtggagaacaccctgtatatctgaaTCCTACGTCATCCTATTCGCATCGGTGTGCTCGTGtat GTAA
- the LOC143346369 gene encoding ATP-dependent DNA helicase Q5 isoform X2, protein MVFCQENLETVMRSTFGFENFMNIIQKEAATAISKGSEYVCISMPPKFGRNLCFQLPIVSQQGKVSLVFSPNLSYNQKHVDFLRSKQINAHVLTARMYANKRNAIVKDLTSICPTIVLLYCTPDLIKYGYFQYLMFSLTSRRILSYIVFNEAHRLSEWGYDYTVNYQGLCLFENIYISIPKVVVTTTVTDKVLEDICKLLKLRTPKIFKIPVERINVHYDVWFLDMISCPFEHLKNFIIKALGTLNSSDQKMGLVYCREETMAELIKDKLNTLGISTLAYHHKLNNTARRSVENKWVSGDAKIIITTYNYGFIHKKPIRCLVYWTVPGNIAKYYRESAQMYMDDDGAYCRIYFSTEEYSSVKFVIENHRTIKNPEHIEKRLNEYNKFVSYCLLTKCRHTIIGEYFGYITQPCITDCDVCKNKGEVRNRLLKFIEHSENVKKIKYNIYDVNEDLIKKENIKDNKDRLEKSSENKCTVEITVKDIVAVGNDEKVIVQYDNEQKPTTQSLVGKCNFNLEMLSLKPCSFKNNVGKNSTGRTNSTQASRRSNLRRKPRIESLNSDGSVQKIKKKDRNSANDLCEAIGAFDTREQTKRKMRRSISMDTCSDELKPKRKKLKTENKPTSVTLIQKDREISDRDKRMKRIKDDANERVEHLMDKYKLNKDLITLTVRRK, encoded by the exons ATGGTTTTCTGCCAAGAAAACTTGGAAACTGTTATGCGATCGACGTTTGGCTTTGAAAACTTCATGAATATCATTCAGAAAGAAGCTGCTACTGCGATCAGTAAAG GTTCggaatatgtatgtatatccaTGCCACCCAAATTTGGTAGGAATCTTTGCTTTCAATTACCAATCGTGTCGCAACAAGGAAAAGTCAGTTTGGTGTTTTCACCAAACTTATCTTACAATCAG AAACATGTAGATTTTTTAAGGAGCAAACAGATTAATGCACACGTATTAACTGCGCGTATGTATGCCAACAAACGAAATGCCATTGTAAAAGATTTAACATCGATATGTCCTACGATAGTATTATTATATTGCACACCTGACTTGATTAAATACGGGTATTTTCAG TACTTGATGTTTTCGCTAACATCTCGTAGAATATTGTCTTATATTGTATTCAACGAGGCTCATCGTTTAAGCGAGTGGGGATATGATTATACAGTTAATTACCAAGGATTGTgtttatttgaaaatatatatatatccatTCCTAAAGTTGTAGTTACTACAACTGTTACAGATAAG GTACTCGAAGATATTTGCAaattgttaaaactacgaacaccaaaaatatttaaaataccagTAGAAAGAATCAATGTACATTACGATGTATGGTTTTTAGACATGATTTCTTGTCCATTCGAGCATCTTAAAAATTTTATCATAAAAGCGCTTGGTACATTAAATTCATCTGATCAAAAG ATGGGTCTTGTTTACTGTAGAGAAGAAACCATGGCAGAGTTGATAAAAGATAAATTAAACACTCTTGGTATAAGTACGCTTGCATATCACCACA AACTAAATAATACCGCACGACGTAGCGTAGAAAATAAGTGGGTATCTGGAGATGCTAAGATTATTATCACTACATACAATTATGGATTTATTCATAAAAAACCAATTAG ATGTCTAGTGTATTGGACAGTGCCTGGAAACATTGCCAAATACTATAGAGAATCTGCACAAATGTATATGGATGACGACGGTGCATATTGTAGAATATATTTTAGTACAGAGGAATATTCTTCTGTGAAATTTGTTATCGAAAATCACAGAACCATTAAAAATCCAGAGCATATCGAGAAACGATTAAACGAGTACAACAAATTTGTATCCTACTGTTTGTTAACTAA ATGTCGTCATACGATCATTGGCGAATATTTCGGATATATTACACAGCCTTGCATAACGGACTGCGACGTTTGTAAAAACAAGGGCGAAGTAAGAAATAGATTGCTCAAGTTTATCGAGCATTCCGAAAAtgtgaaaaaaattaaatacaacaT TTACGACGTAAACGAGGatttgataaaaaaagaaaatataaaagatAATAAAGACCGATTAGAGAAAAGTTCGGAAAATAAATGCACAGTCGAAATTACGGTTAAAGATATTGTTGCAGTCGGAAACGATGAAAAAGTGATTGTACAATATGATAACGAGCAAAAACCAACGACCCAATCTTTGGTAGGCAAATGCAACTTTAATTTGGAGATGTTATCGTTGAAACCTTGTAGTTTTAAGAATAACGTTGGAAAGAACTCTACCGGAAGAACAAATAGTACTCAGGCTTCCAGAAGAAGTAATTTGAGAAGGAAGCCGAGAATCGAAAGCTTAAATAGCGACGGTAGCGTGCAGAAGATTAAAAAGAAGGATCGAAATTCAGCCAACGATCTTTGCGAAGCTATCGGTGCCTTTGATACAAGAGaacaaactaaaagaaaaatgaGACGTTCAATTTCCATGGACACGTGTTCCGACGAGTTGAagccaaaaagaaaaaaattgaaaaccgAAAATAAACCAACCAGCGTGACACTAATACAGAAAGATAGAGAAATTTCCGACCGGGATAAACGCATGAAACGCATCAAGGATGATGCAAATGAAAGAGTGGAACATTTGATGGATAAATACAAGTTGAACAAGGATTTGATAACGCTGACAGTACGTAGGAAATGA